From Vicugna pacos chromosome 6, VicPac4, whole genome shotgun sequence, a single genomic window includes:
- the SLC24A5 gene encoding sodium/potassium/calcium exchanger 5, translated as MQTEGGPRWARRALLLGILWASAHLPLPGASLTQRLPRAPGNSTQCVVSPSSEFPEGFFTKQEVADGGVIIYFLIILYMFMAVSIVCDGYFLPSLEIISESFGLSQDVAGATFMAAGSSAPELVTAFLGVFITKGDIGISTILGSAIYNLLGICAACGLLSNVVSTLSCWPLFRDCAAYAISVAAVLAIIFDNQVYWYEGTSLLLIYGLYVLVLCFDIKINQYIIKKCSPCCTCLAKAMEERSEQQPLMGWEDEDQPFIRRQSRTDSGIFHEDSGYSQLSVSVHGLNQVSEDPPSVFNMPEADLKRIFWVLSLPIITLLFLTTPDCRRKFWKNYFVITFFMSALWISAFTYVLVWMVTITGETLEIPDTVMGLTLLAAGTSIPDTIASVLVARKGKGDMAMSNIVGSNVFDMLCLGIPWFIKTAFVNASAPVEVNSGGLTYITIFLNISIILLFLAVHLNGWKLDRKLGAVCLLLYLGLATLSVLYELGIIGNNKTRGCGG; from the exons ATGCAGACAGAAGGGGGCCCACGGTGGGCAAGAAGGGCCTTGCTCCTCGGCATCCTCTGGGCCAGTGCACACCTGCCTCTCCCAGGTGCCTCCCTGACCCAGCGCCTCCCAAGGGCTCCAG GAAATAGCACCCAATGTGTTGTGTCACCATCATCAGAGTTTCCTGAAGGGTTTTTCACAAAACAGGAGGTCGCAGATGGAGGCGTCATTATCTACTTCCTAATTATCCTGTACATGTTCATGGCCGTGTCTATTGTCTGTGACGGGTACTTCCTGCCCTCCTTGGAAATCATCAGTGAGT CCTTTGGATTGTCTCAGGATGTTGCAGGTGCAACTTTCATGGCAGCCGGTAGCTCAGCTCCTGAACTAGTTACTGCTTTCCTAG GTGTATTTATTACAAAGGGTGACATTGGCATTAGCACAATTCTTGGATCTGCAATTTATAATCTCCTTGGCATCTGTGCAGCCTGTGGCTTACTGTCTAATGTG GTTTCAACGCTATCATGTTGGCCCCTATTCAGAGACTGTGCGGCATATGCAATTAGCGTAGCGGCAGTTCTTGCCATAATATTTGACAACCAAGTTTACTG GTATGAAGGAACTTCACTACTTTTGATATACGGATTATATGTTTTGGTGCTGTGTTTTGACATTAAAATTAATCAATATATTATAAAGAAATGCAGTCCTTGCTGTACCTGTCTCGCCAAAGCTATGGAAGAGAGAAGTGAACAGCAGCCACTGATGGGATGGGAAGATGAGGATCAACCATTCATCCGTCGGCAATCAAGAACCGACAGTGGAATATTTCACGAAGATTCTGGCTACTCCCAGCTTTCTGTAAGCGTACATGGTCTTAATCAGGTTTCTGAAG ATCCACCAAGTGTTTTCAACATGCCTGAAGCAgacttaaaaagaattttttgggTACTATCCCTTCCGATTATTACACTACTTTTTCTAACCACACCAGATTGTAGAAGAAAgttttggaaaaattattttgtgatAACCTTTTTCATGTCAGCATTGTGGATATCCGCATTCACATATGTCCTAGTTTGGATGGTCACAATAACTG GGGAAACATTAGAAATTCCAGATACAGTAATGGGCCTTACTTTATTAGCAGCAGGAACAAGCATACCAGACACAATCGCAAGTGTGCTGGTTGCAAGAAAAG GCAAAGGAGATATGGCTATGTCTAACATCGTGGGATCCAATGTGTTTGATATGCTGTGCCTAGGCATTCCGTGGTTTATTAAAACTGCATTTGTAAATGCATCAGCTCCTGTAGAAGTGAACAGTGGAGGACTAACTTACATAACTATCTTTCTCAACatttcaattattttacttttcttagcaGTTCATCTCAATGGCTGGAAACTAGACAGAAAGTTGGGGGCAGTCTGCCTGTTGTTATACTTGGGGCTTGCTACATTATCAGTTCTTTATGAACTTGGAATCAttggaaataataaaacaagGGGCTGTGGAGGTTAA